From the genome of Haloarcula limicola, one region includes:
- a CDS encoding site-2 protease family protein gives MVSTLTWVLAGLVAYTLLAMALKARGVVPDFVRFSGPITTIHTQRGKILLDKLARPKRFWRAWGNLGVGIALVVMAGSFLLVIFGAYQAIVDPQPSALNEPRNALAIPGVNDFLPLSVAPEILLGLLLGLVVHEGGHGLFCRVEDIDIESMGLALIAVIPVGAFVEPDEDELLRSDRGSQIRMYAAGVTNNFALSLVALLLLFGPIAGSLAVVDGVPVGDSLPGSAADEAGIDSGDVITAIDGQSVSNSRELQAVLAENDRRSVAVSLDDGSTTTVERAPIVVGAVQSAPLGVGTTITAVNGTEVYTRGDLDRAARNHTVAAIQTEDGETVTTPLGAYGRVSAGSPLEAAGAPANASIIVTSLDGQRTQSASALGEALSQTSPGDEVTVVGYVDGQRREYTVTLAERDGVDSGVLTSSFRAGISGFEVNDFGIDQYPAATFLEFIGGDPENPNAERGFSFVQRVFAILLLPFIGVAGGFGYNFAGFTGIAANFYTVQGPLAALGTTPVFLLANALFWTGWINLVIGQFNCVPTFPLDGGHILRATTESVVSRLPVPDRRRATTAVTVAVTVSMIAGLVLMVFGPRFFA, from the coding sequence ATGGTAAGCACGCTGACGTGGGTTCTCGCCGGACTCGTCGCCTACACGCTGTTGGCGATGGCGCTCAAAGCCCGCGGCGTGGTCCCCGATTTCGTCCGTTTCAGTGGACCGATAACCACGATCCACACCCAACGAGGGAAGATACTCCTCGATAAACTGGCCCGCCCCAAGCGGTTCTGGCGGGCGTGGGGGAACCTCGGCGTCGGGATCGCGCTCGTCGTGATGGCCGGGTCGTTCCTGTTGGTCATCTTCGGGGCGTATCAGGCGATCGTCGACCCGCAGCCCTCGGCGCTGAACGAACCCCGGAACGCGCTGGCGATCCCGGGCGTCAACGACTTCCTCCCGCTGTCGGTCGCGCCCGAGATACTCTTGGGCCTGCTTCTCGGTCTGGTCGTCCACGAGGGCGGTCACGGCCTGTTCTGTCGAGTCGAGGACATCGACATCGAGTCGATGGGGCTCGCGCTCATCGCGGTGATTCCGGTCGGCGCGTTCGTCGAACCCGACGAGGACGAACTGCTCCGGTCGGACCGGGGGTCGCAGATCCGGATGTACGCCGCCGGCGTGACGAACAACTTCGCGCTGTCGCTCGTGGCCCTACTTCTCCTCTTCGGACCGATAGCCGGCTCGCTGGCCGTCGTCGACGGGGTGCCCGTTGGAGACTCGCTGCCCGGGTCGGCTGCCGACGAGGCCGGCATCGACTCCGGCGACGTCATCACGGCGATCGACGGGCAGTCGGTGAGCAACTCCCGGGAGCTCCAGGCGGTACTCGCCGAGAACGACCGGCGGAGCGTTGCCGTCTCGCTCGACGACGGCTCGACGACGACGGTAGAGCGCGCCCCCATCGTCGTCGGCGCGGTCCAGAGCGCGCCGCTCGGCGTCGGGACGACGATCACCGCCGTCAACGGCACCGAGGTGTACACGCGGGGCGACCTCGATCGAGCGGCACGCAACCACACGGTCGCCGCGATTCAGACCGAAGACGGGGAGACGGTGACGACGCCGCTCGGAGCCTACGGTCGCGTCAGCGCTGGCAGCCCGCTTGAGGCGGCGGGCGCGCCCGCCAACGCGTCGATAATCGTCACGTCGCTCGACGGCCAGCGCACCCAGAGCGCGAGCGCGCTCGGCGAGGCGCTCTCACAGACCAGCCCTGGCGACGAAGTGACTGTCGTCGGCTACGTCGACGGACAGCGACGGGAGTACACCGTGACGCTGGCCGAACGCGACGGCGTCGACAGCGGCGTCCTCACGAGTTCGTTCCGCGCGGGCATCAGCGGCTTCGAGGTTAACGACTTCGGCATCGACCAGTACCCCGCCGCGACGTTCCTGGAGTTCATCGGCGGCGACCCCGAGAACCCGAACGCCGAGCGGGGCTTCTCGTTCGTCCAGCGCGTCTTCGCCATCCTCCTCCTGCCCTTCATCGGCGTCGCGGGCGGCTTCGGCTACAACTTCGCCGGCTTCACCGGTATCGCCGCGAACTTCTACACGGTGCAGGGGCCGCTCGCTGCGCTCGGGACGACGCCGGTGTTCCTCCTGGCGAACGCCCTGTTCTGGACCGGCTGGATCAACCTCGTCATCGGCCAGTTCAACTGCGTGCCGACGTTCCCGCTGGACGGTGGGCACATCCTCAGGGCGACGACGGAGTCGGTGGTCTCTCGACTGCCGGTCCCCGACCGCCGCCGGGCGACGACGGCGGTGACCGTCGCGGTGACGGTGTCGATGATCGCCGGGTTGGTCCTGATGGTGTTCGGGCCGCGCTTCTTCGCCTGA
- the lysS gene encoding lysine--tRNA ligase, with the protein MAEDPYEVGSGGERAFWADSVADVVEARDPEDPIVIKGGVSPSGVPHIGHFNEIMRGYFVAEALRDRGHEVRQVFTADDRDRLRKVPRQLADLEWNVVGLGEVNAGALGRNLGKPYTDIPDPFGCCDSYGAHFTNLLKRSAELVGVDVEFVSNTEMYEDGEFEAVTRRVLERADRAREVLADYQNKVDDDYVPFVPQCENCEKLTEGVTEVDLEAGEVHYVCTDVEAGDQTIEGCGHEGVATLRGGKLPWRFEWPAQWEILGVDFEPFGKDHAEGSWPSGEDIAENVLDIDPPVPMVYEWFTLEGEPLSSSSGNVVTVDEVLEILEPEVFKYFFTKNPRKQRDFSVENVDQLVDEFDRFEALYFDEIEPRDEEEREVAERAYPMVVDDPREERVRIPYTFAAVLGMTDDPDLREQIARKEGHIPDDAPEWAVANALARVERARSWARRTSNEFDYELKRTELPATEFDSETEAALDELADFVAEGHDGEEIQGEIYETAKRHDIEIGDFFSAGYRLLFDDTEGPQLGPFISKLDREFVVERLRREG; encoded by the coding sequence ATGGCCGAAGACCCCTACGAAGTCGGTAGCGGCGGCGAGCGAGCGTTCTGGGCGGACTCGGTCGCGGACGTCGTCGAGGCGCGCGACCCCGAGGACCCGATCGTCATCAAGGGTGGCGTCTCTCCCTCGGGCGTCCCGCACATCGGCCACTTCAACGAGATAATGCGGGGGTACTTCGTGGCCGAGGCCCTGCGCGACCGGGGCCACGAGGTCAGGCAGGTCTTCACCGCCGACGACAGGGACCGACTGCGGAAGGTCCCCCGACAACTCGCCGACCTGGAGTGGAACGTCGTGGGGCTGGGCGAGGTGAACGCGGGCGCGCTCGGTCGCAATCTGGGCAAGCCCTACACGGACATCCCCGACCCCTTCGGCTGCTGTGACTCCTACGGCGCGCACTTCACCAACCTGCTGAAGAGGAGCGCGGAACTCGTCGGCGTGGACGTGGAGTTCGTCTCGAACACCGAGATGTACGAAGACGGCGAGTTCGAGGCAGTTACCCGGCGCGTCCTCGAACGGGCCGACCGCGCTCGCGAGGTACTTGCCGACTACCAGAACAAGGTCGACGACGACTACGTCCCGTTCGTCCCCCAGTGTGAGAACTGCGAGAAGCTCACCGAAGGCGTCACTGAGGTCGACCTGGAGGCCGGCGAGGTGCACTACGTCTGTACGGACGTCGAGGCCGGCGACCAGACCATCGAGGGCTGCGGACACGAGGGCGTCGCCACCCTGCGCGGCGGCAAGCTCCCGTGGCGCTTCGAGTGGCCCGCCCAGTGGGAGATTCTGGGCGTCGATTTCGAACCGTTCGGGAAGGACCACGCCGAGGGCTCGTGGCCCTCCGGCGAGGACATCGCCGAGAACGTACTCGACATCGATCCGCCCGTGCCGATGGTCTACGAGTGGTTCACGCTGGAGGGCGAACCCCTCTCCTCCTCTTCGGGTAACGTCGTCACCGTCGACGAGGTGCTCGAGATCCTCGAACCGGAGGTGTTCAAGTACTTCTTCACGAAGAACCCGCGCAAACAGCGGGACTTCTCCGTCGAGAACGTCGACCAACTGGTCGACGAGTTCGACCGCTTCGAGGCGCTGTACTTCGACGAAATCGAACCGCGCGACGAGGAGGAGCGGGAGGTCGCCGAGCGGGCCTATCCGATGGTGGTAGACGATCCGCGCGAAGAGCGCGTCCGCATCCCCTACACCTTCGCCGCGGTGCTGGGGATGACCGACGACCCCGACCTGCGCGAGCAGATCGCCCGCAAGGAGGGGCATATCCCCGACGACGCGCCGGAGTGGGCCGTCGCCAACGCGCTCGCCCGCGTCGAGCGCGCTCGCAGCTGGGCGCGCCGGACGAGCAACGAGTTCGACTACGAACTCAAGCGGACCGAACTCCCCGCGACGGAGTTCGACTCGGAGACCGAAGCCGCCCTCGACGAACTGGCGGACTTCGTCGCCGAGGGCCACGACGGCGAGGAGATACAGGGCGAGATCTACGAGACGGCGAAGCGCCACGACATCGAGATCGGCGACTTCTTCTCGGCGGGCTACCGCCTGCTGTTCGACGACACCGAAGGCCCGCAACTCGGCCCGTTCATCTCGAAGTTGGACCGGGAGTTCGTCGTCGAGCGGTTGCGACGAGAGGGGTAG
- the pyrH gene encoding UMP kinase — protein MKVVVSIGGSVLAPNLEPDRVAEYAATLQTLDEAGHTLGAVVGGGPTARDYIESARELGANEIELDQLGIAVTRLNGRLLIAALDDRAAPTPAESYESGREAIRRGDIPVLGGIVAAQTTDAVAAAFAEYVDADLLVYATSVAGVYDDDPKEDPEATRFDHLTASELVDIIAGMEMAAGSNAPVDLLAAKVIERAGIPTVVLDGTDPERIRAAVADREFDGTEIVPEA, from the coding sequence ATGAAAGTCGTCGTCTCTATCGGTGGGAGCGTCCTCGCTCCGAATCTCGAACCGGACCGCGTGGCCGAGTACGCCGCCACGCTCCAGACACTCGACGAAGCGGGACACACGCTCGGCGCGGTCGTCGGCGGCGGCCCGACCGCTCGGGACTACATCGAGAGCGCCCGCGAGCTGGGGGCAAACGAGATCGAACTCGACCAGCTGGGGATCGCCGTCACGCGCCTGAACGGCCGCCTGCTCATCGCGGCGCTGGACGACCGGGCGGCACCGACCCCGGCCGAAAGCTACGAATCGGGACGGGAGGCCATCCGCCGCGGTGACATCCCCGTCCTCGGCGGTATCGTCGCCGCCCAGACCACCGACGCCGTGGCCGCCGCCTTCGCCGAGTACGTCGACGCCGACCTGCTGGTGTACGCCACCTCCGTCGCGGGCGTCTACGACGACGACCCCAAGGAAGACCCCGAGGCGACGCGCTTCGACCACCTCACGGCGTCCGAACTCGTCGACATCATCGCCGGGATGGAGATGGCCGCCGGGAGCAACGCCCCGGTCGACTTACTCGCCGCGAAGGTCATCGAGCGCGCGGGCATCCCGACGGTCGTCTTAGACGGCACCGATCCGGAACGAATCCGAGCGGCCGTCGCCGACCGCGAGTTCGACGGCACGGAGATCGTCCCGGAGGCATAA
- a CDS encoding DUF7123 family protein, with the protein MSATASPSNEEEPSKEQRLKSFLAEKAADGEMYFKSKFIADEVGLSPKEIGALMVKLKDSATEIHVEKWSYTSATTWRVEPA; encoded by the coding sequence ATGAGCGCAACTGCATCCCCCTCCAACGAGGAAGAGCCCTCCAAAGAACAGCGCCTGAAGTCCTTCCTCGCAGAGAAGGCCGCCGACGGCGAGATGTACTTCAAGAGCAAATTCATCGCCGACGAAGTCGGTCTCTCGCCGAAGGAGATCGGCGCGCTGATGGTCAAGCTCAAGGACAGCGCCACGGAGATCCACGTCGAGAAGTGGTCGTACACGAGCGCGACGACGTGGCGCGTCGAACCCGCGTAA
- a CDS encoding site-2 protease family protein translates to MSRPADESPSPAELAAVFHVATVHRDGETLRYFGDPLVPPRSVADELAPVFAEYGYDVELERQASAKPTDGGTPLDTHGQQYALVAEPTEASHDGVPWLNVALLLATIASTLYVGASGWYYIPVAEEPLRIVEAWPFVVSMLGVLGIHELGHYAAARYHGVDVTLPYFIPFPSLLGTMGAVINIRGRIPSRRALFDIGVAGPLAGLVATVVVTVIGLTLDPITVPQSVLDGGAEYGINFHDPLLLQGLQELVVVLGIGVEYGPRQAVHPVVFAGWAGMFFTFLNLLPVGQLDGGHIVRAIVGRRQETIAAAVPGALFALSGYLYLTRDAPPIGFGVWTLWAFWGVFATGLAYAGPAEPTVDEPLDRRRVALGVATFVLGVACFTPIPFEIVTA, encoded by the coding sequence ATGAGTCGTCCCGCCGACGAATCCCCGTCGCCCGCCGAGCTAGCGGCCGTCTTCCACGTCGCGACCGTCCATCGGGACGGAGAGACGCTCCGATACTTCGGCGACCCGCTCGTTCCTCCCCGTAGCGTCGCCGACGAACTCGCGCCCGTATTCGCCGAGTACGGCTACGACGTCGAGTTAGAGCGACAGGCGTCCGCGAAACCGACCGACGGCGGGACGCCGCTCGATACGCACGGCCAGCAGTACGCGCTGGTCGCGGAACCGACTGAAGCGAGTCACGACGGCGTTCCGTGGCTCAACGTCGCGCTCTTGCTCGCGACGATCGCCTCGACCCTGTACGTCGGCGCGAGCGGGTGGTACTACATCCCCGTCGCGGAAGAGCCGCTCCGCATCGTCGAGGCGTGGCCGTTCGTCGTGTCGATGTTGGGCGTCCTGGGCATCCACGAACTGGGCCACTACGCCGCCGCTCGGTATCACGGCGTGGACGTGACGCTCCCCTATTTCATCCCGTTCCCCTCGCTGCTCGGGACGATGGGGGCCGTCATCAACATCCGCGGTCGCATCCCGAGCCGGCGCGCGCTGTTCGACATCGGCGTCGCCGGGCCGCTCGCGGGACTGGTCGCCACGGTCGTCGTCACGGTGATCGGTCTCACGCTCGACCCGATCACCGTCCCCCAGAGCGTCCTCGACGGCGGTGCCGAGTACGGTATCAACTTCCACGACCCGCTCCTGCTCCAGGGGTTACAAGAACTCGTCGTCGTACTCGGTATCGGCGTCGAGTACGGCCCCCGGCAGGCCGTCCACCCCGTCGTCTTCGCCGGGTGGGCGGGGATGTTCTTCACGTTCCTCAACCTGCTCCCGGTCGGGCAACTGGACGGCGGGCACATCGTCCGCGCGATCGTCGGCCGCCGTCAGGAGACCATCGCCGCGGCGGTGCCCGGCGCGCTGTTCGCGCTCTCGGGATACCTCTATCTCACCCGCGACGCGCCCCCCATCGGCTTCGGCGTCTGGACGCTGTGGGCGTTCTGGGGCGTCTTCGCGACCGGCCTCGCCTACGCGGGACCGGCGGAGCCGACGGTCGACGAACCGCTGGACCGCCGCCGCGTCGCGCTCGGCGTCGCGACGTTCGTCCTCGGAGTCGCCTGCTTCACGCCCATTCCGTTCGAGATAGTCACCGCGTAG
- the thiL gene encoding thiamine-phosphate kinase, translating to MDEQAALALIGDRLPAAGDDCAVLDGQVITTDMLHERTDFPDGTTRYTAGWRAVGASLSDVASMGAEATAAVAVYAAPEFDDEELLAFVDGAVDVCESVGAEYVGGDLDGHEEFTVATTALGDTNDPVLRSGASPGEAVCVTGTLGRSAAALRLFERGDGEAANDLFRFEPRVRAGVALRPYATAMLDSSDGLARSVHQLCGASDCGAALETPLPIDERVDAVASGDDDRRELGAFFGEDFELVCAIPERSLAAAREAVPCPLHRVGTVTDDGVTLDGETLPDRGYSH from the coding sequence ATGGACGAACAGGCGGCCCTCGCGCTCATCGGCGACCGCCTCCCGGCGGCGGGCGACGACTGCGCCGTCCTCGACGGGCAGGTCATCACCACGGACATGCTCCACGAGCGGACGGACTTCCCCGACGGGACGACCCGCTACACCGCCGGGTGGCGGGCCGTCGGCGCGTCGCTGTCGGACGTGGCGTCGATGGGGGCCGAGGCGACGGCGGCGGTGGCCGTCTACGCCGCGCCGGAGTTCGACGACGAGGAACTGCTGGCGTTCGTCGATGGCGCGGTAGACGTCTGCGAGTCGGTCGGCGCGGAGTACGTCGGCGGCGACCTGGACGGCCACGAGGAGTTCACCGTGGCGACGACGGCGCTCGGCGACACGAACGATCCGGTCTTGCGCTCGGGTGCGTCGCCGGGCGAAGCGGTCTGCGTGACCGGCACGCTCGGCCGCTCGGCCGCCGCGCTGCGGCTGTTCGAACGCGGCGACGGCGAGGCGGCCAACGACCTGTTTCGGTTCGAACCGCGCGTGCGGGCGGGCGTCGCGCTCCGCCCCTACGCGACGGCGATGCTGGATTCGAGCGACGGTCTGGCTCGGTCGGTCCACCAGCTCTGTGGGGCCAGCGACTGCGGGGCGGCGCTCGAAACGCCGCTACCGATCGACGAACGGGTCGACGCGGTCGCGTCGGGCGACGACGACCGGCGAGAACTGGGCGCGTTCTTCGGCGAGGACTTCGAACTGGTGTGTGCGATTCCCGAGAGAAGTCTCGCGGCCGCACGCGAAGCGGTTCCCTGTCCGCTCCACCGGGTCGGTACCGTCACCGACGACGGCGTGACGCTCGACGGCGAGACGCTCCCCGACCGGGGGTACTCACACTGA
- a CDS encoding lysylphosphatidylglycerol synthase transmembrane domain-containing protein, protein MDGNRWATAAGFVGALGVLAVLVWVVGVDRTLAALLRADPAVLLAVVGIAVVWMTAWGLALWSVLDALGTPVAPATAVLVYTAAVFSNNVTPFGQAGGEPLSALLISSAADSEYETGLAAIATVDTVHFVPSIGYAIVGFTFVAAGAVRLGRNLVFAAVAVAVLAVGLPVGAYVGWRYRYELEAEVVRVFTPVVRTVGRVVPRRSPPTAGVIEARIEGFFGAIERIATDGRTVLQTLGLSAVGWGCLAASLWTSLYAIGYAVPVATVLLVVPLGSIASVAPLPGGSGAIETVLVTLLVSTAGVPAAAAASAVLVHRGATYLLPTLVGAGVASALGANHAAASPGE, encoded by the coding sequence ATGGACGGCAACCGCTGGGCGACGGCCGCCGGGTTCGTCGGCGCACTCGGCGTCCTCGCGGTTCTCGTGTGGGTCGTCGGCGTCGACCGGACGCTGGCGGCGCTGCTGCGGGCCGACCCCGCCGTGTTGCTCGCCGTCGTCGGCATCGCCGTCGTCTGGATGACCGCGTGGGGCTTGGCGCTGTGGTCGGTGCTGGACGCGCTCGGAACCCCCGTCGCTCCCGCCACCGCGGTGCTGGTCTACACGGCGGCCGTCTTCTCGAACAACGTCACGCCGTTCGGCCAGGCGGGCGGCGAGCCCCTCTCGGCGCTGCTCATCTCCTCGGCGGCCGACAGCGAGTACGAGACGGGACTGGCCGCCATCGCCACCGTCGACACCGTCCACTTCGTCCCCTCCATCGGCTACGCTATCGTCGGCTTCACGTTCGTCGCGGCCGGCGCGGTCCGTCTCGGCCGCAACCTCGTGTTCGCCGCCGTCGCCGTCGCCGTGCTTGCGGTCGGGTTGCCCGTCGGCGCGTACGTCGGCTGGCGCTATCGCTACGAACTCGAAGCCGAGGTTGTCCGCGTGTTCACGCCGGTCGTTCGGACGGTCGGTCGAGTCGTCCCGCGACGGTCGCCGCCGACGGCCGGCGTCATCGAGGCGCGCATCGAGGGCTTCTTCGGGGCCATCGAGCGCATCGCCACCGACGGGCGGACCGTCCTCCAGACGCTCGGCCTCTCGGCCGTCGGATGGGGATGTCTGGCCGCGTCGCTGTGGACGTCGCTGTACGCCATCGGTTACGCCGTCCCGGTAGCGACGGTGCTCCTGGTCGTGCCGCTGGGAAGCATCGCCAGCGTCGCCCCGCTTCCCGGCGGGTCGGGCGCGATCGAGACGGTCCTGGTGACGCTGCTGGTCTCCACCGCCGGCGTCCCGGCGGCGGCGGCGGCGTCGGCGGTGCTCGTCCACCGGGGCGCGACGTACCTGCTCCCGACGCTCGTCGGGGCCGGCGTCGCCAGCGCGCTCGGCGCGAACCACGCGGCCGCCAGCCCCGGGGAGTGA
- a CDS encoding 30S ribosomal protein S19e, with amino-acid sequence MTTLYDAPAEDLIEALTEQFEDEDDIEAPEWVTFTKTGVDRELPPEQDNFWERRAASLLRKVAVDGPVGVNALRAEYGKSKQGSTRYRVRPKQKAKGSGNIIRTALQQLEDAGYVETSENDGRRVTGDGRALLDDTAGEVLTDIDRPELERYA; translated from the coding sequence ATGACGACACTCTACGACGCGCCCGCCGAGGACCTCATCGAGGCCCTCACCGAGCAGTTCGAGGACGAAGACGACATCGAGGCCCCCGAGTGGGTCACCTTCACCAAGACCGGCGTCGACCGCGAACTCCCGCCCGAACAGGACAACTTCTGGGAGCGCCGCGCCGCCAGCCTGCTCCGGAAGGTCGCCGTCGACGGTCCCGTCGGGGTCAACGCGCTCCGCGCCGAGTACGGCAAGTCCAAGCAGGGCTCGACGCGTTACCGCGTCCGCCCCAAGCAGAAGGCCAAGGGCTCGGGCAACATCATCCGCACCGCGCTCCAGCAGCTCGAAGACGCCGGCTACGTCGAGACCAGCGAGAACGACGGCCGCCGCGTCACCGGCGACGGGCGCGCGCTCTTAGACGACACCGCGGGCGAAGTCCTCACGGACATCGACCGTCCGGAACTCGAACGCTACGCGTAA
- a CDS encoding DNA-binding protein: protein MSGDPSEEDLEELRKEKMEQLKEQQEGGDAEAQQAAQEQAEAQKKAVLRQHLTDGARKRLNTVKMSKPDIGDQIEQQVVALARSGRVQGQIDEEQMKELLSELTPDSKSFDIKRR, encoded by the coding sequence ATGAGCGGCGACCCCAGCGAGGAAGACCTGGAAGAACTCCGCAAGGAGAAGATGGAACAGCTCAAAGAACAGCAAGAGGGCGGCGACGCCGAGGCGCAGCAGGCCGCACAGGAGCAGGCCGAGGCCCAGAAGAAGGCCGTCCTGCGCCAGCACCTCACCGACGGCGCTCGCAAGCGCCTCAACACCGTCAAGATGTCGAAACCCGACATCGGCGACCAGATCGAACAGCAGGTCGTCGCGCTGGCCCGCAGCGGCCGCGTACAGGGCCAGATCGACGAAGAGCAGATGAAGGAGCTGCTCTCGGAACTCACCCCCGACTCGAAGAGCTTCGACATCAAGCGCCGGTAG
- a CDS encoding DUF7411 family protein produces the protein MRCGLLYSAGKDSTLSALLLAPFYDVTLVTGTFGVADPAPAREAAEAVGFTHETVDLDPEVARAAVSRMHDDGYPRNGIQRVHEHAVETLAAGEWTESLAAVADGTRRDDRVPTIDRPLAQSVEDRFGVDYLAPLAGVGRGAIDAMAAQKLDVETGPSAQVPKADYEVELRALLAEEYGESAVDEVFPEHTQSRVRGLR, from the coding sequence ATGCGCTGCGGACTGCTGTACAGCGCTGGCAAGGACTCAACGCTTTCGGCGCTCCTCTTAGCCCCCTTCTACGACGTGACCCTCGTCACCGGGACGTTCGGCGTCGCCGACCCGGCCCCGGCCCGCGAGGCCGCCGAGGCCGTCGGGTTCACCCACGAGACGGTCGACCTCGACCCCGAAGTAGCCCGCGCCGCCGTTTCCCGAATGCACGACGACGGCTACCCGCGAAACGGCATCCAGCGGGTCCACGAACACGCCGTCGAGACGCTGGCGGCGGGCGAGTGGACCGAGTCGCTTGCCGCCGTCGCCGACGGCACGCGACGCGACGACCGCGTCCCGACGATCGACCGCCCGCTGGCCCAGAGCGTCGAGGACCGCTTCGGCGTCGACTACCTCGCGCCGCTCGCGGGGGTCGGCCGCGGCGCGATCGACGCGATGGCCGCCCAGAAACTGGACGTCGAGACCGGGCCGAGCGCGCAGGTTCCCAAGGCCGACTACGAGGTCGAACTGCGGGCGCTGCTGGCCGAGGAGTACGGCGAGTCGGCCGTCGACGAAGTGTTTCCCGAGCACACGCAGTCGCGGGTTCGCGGACTCCGGTGA
- the hisS gene encoding histidine--tRNA ligase translates to MYDRVKGFRDFYPEEMQARRWAMDAVEDVARRYGFREIGTPALEATEMYVDKSGEEIVEELYSFEDKGGREVALTPELTPSVARMVVAKQQALSKPIKWVSTRPFWRYEQVQQGRFREFYQTNVDIFGSAEPAADAEILAVAVDMLTDLGLTSEDFEIRVSHRDILSGLLESFDADVDTREAIRTVDKRAKLDREEYLDALYEAGLSHDQAEEFDGLLQSGEDELDALAERSEAVADATENLREVLDATADFGVREHVTLSLSTARGLDYYTGVVFECFDSTGEVSRAVFGGGRYDDLIEGFGGQPTPAVGFAPGHATLQLLCERAGVWPAEELTTDYYVLQVGDTRPTAARIARDLRERGNVVESDVADRSFGAQMGYADDVNAETVVIVGEQDLENDEVTLKEMDGGEQVSVPVDSFPGEHDRPTFEDFA, encoded by the coding sequence ATGTACGACCGCGTCAAGGGCTTTCGCGACTTCTACCCCGAGGAGATGCAGGCGCGCCGGTGGGCGATGGACGCCGTCGAGGACGTCGCCCGCCGGTACGGCTTCCGCGAGATAGGCACCCCCGCGCTCGAAGCGACCGAGATGTACGTCGACAAGAGCGGCGAGGAGATCGTCGAGGAACTGTACAGTTTCGAGGACAAGGGCGGCCGGGAGGTGGCGCTGACGCCAGAGCTGACCCCCTCGGTCGCGCGGATGGTCGTCGCCAAGCAGCAGGCGCTCTCGAAGCCGATCAAGTGGGTCTCGACGCGGCCGTTCTGGCGCTACGAACAGGTCCAGCAGGGCCGCTTCCGGGAGTTCTATCAGACCAACGTCGACATCTTCGGGTCGGCGGAGCCGGCGGCCGACGCCGAGATCCTGGCCGTCGCCGTCGACATGCTCACCGACCTCGGCCTGACGAGCGAGGACTTCGAGATCCGCGTCTCCCACCGCGATATCCTCTCCGGACTCCTCGAATCGTTCGACGCCGACGTGGACACCCGCGAGGCCATCCGCACCGTCGACAAGCGCGCGAAGCTCGACCGCGAGGAGTACCTCGACGCACTGTACGAGGCGGGGCTGAGCCACGACCAGGCCGAGGAGTTCGACGGCCTGTTGCAGTCCGGCGAGGACGAACTCGACGCGCTCGCGGAGCGTTCTGAGGCCGTCGCCGACGCCACGGAGAACCTGCGGGAAGTGCTCGACGCCACCGCGGACTTCGGCGTCCGCGAGCACGTCACGCTCTCGCTCTCGACCGCCCGCGGCCTCGATTACTACACCGGCGTCGTCTTCGAGTGCTTCGACTCCACGGGCGAGGTGTCCCGCGCGGTGTTCGGCGGCGGCCGCTACGACGACCTCATCGAGGGGTTCGGCGGCCAGCCGACACCCGCGGTCGGGTTCGCGCCCGGCCACGCGACGCTCCAACTGCTCTGTGAACGGGCCGGCGTCTGGCCCGCCGAGGAGCTGACGACGGACTACTACGTCCTGCAGGTGGGAGACACCCGCCCGACGGCGGCCCGCATCGCTCGGGACCTGCGCGAGCGGGGCAACGTCGTCGAGAGCGACGTGGCCGACCGCTCCTTCGGCGCGCAGATGGGCTACGCGGACGACGTGAACGCCGAGACGGTCGTTATCGTCGGCGAGCAGGACCTGGAGAACGACGAAGTGACGCTCAAGGAGATGGACGGGGGCGAACAGGTCAGCGTCCCCGTCGACTCGTTCCCCGGCGAGCACGACCGACCGACGTTCGAGGACTTCGCCTAG
- a CDS encoding GNAT family N-acetyltransferase: MATSADEVRRFPRPPVTFTDQRSRTVDIEAYDGDPSPLVAMYARFDAESRAQGVPPRGEKQTRDWVETLLDEGLNVVVWHNQSAVGHAVLIPEGESSELAIFVRPDYQSAGIGTRLIEVLLGHGQENGLDHVWLAVARTNHVAMKLYDGVGFETRLRDRAEHEMERPL, encoded by the coding sequence ATGGCTACGTCCGCCGACGAGGTTCGCCGGTTTCCCCGCCCACCCGTCACGTTCACCGACCAGCGCTCCCGAACGGTCGATATCGAGGCGTACGACGGCGATCCGTCGCCGCTGGTGGCGATGTACGCACGGTTCGACGCCGAGTCCCGCGCGCAGGGGGTCCCGCCGCGGGGGGAGAAACAGACACGGGACTGGGTCGAGACGCTGTTAGACGAGGGGCTGAACGTCGTCGTCTGGCACAACCAGTCGGCGGTCGGCCACGCCGTCCTCATTCCCGAAGGCGAGTCCTCGGAACTGGCCATCTTCGTCCGCCCCGACTACCAGTCGGCGGGCATCGGGACGCGCCTCATCGAGGTACTGCTGGGTCACGGGCAGGAGAACGGGCTCGACCACGTCTGGCTGGCCGTCGCACGGACGAACCACGTCGCGATGAAACTGTACGACGGGGTCGGGTTCGAGACGCGATTGCGCGACCGGGCCGAACACGAGATGGAACGGCCGCTCTAG